Proteins encoded by one window of Molothrus ater isolate BHLD 08-10-18 breed brown headed cowbird chromosome 12, BPBGC_Mater_1.1, whole genome shotgun sequence:
- the PSME3IP1 gene encoding PSME3-interacting protein has product MEGGDGTADLVINKRFVSEAELEERRKRRQEEWEKVRKPEDPKECPEEAYDPRSLYERLQEQREKKQQEFEEQFKFKNMVRGLDEDETHFLDEVSRQQELLEKQRREEELKELNEYRISFALNTLTKVGVSMDPKKETEKKLPMKSVENKNKFSQAKLLAGAVKHRSSDGGNSVKRLKLDTDHEEKNPEKPSCVSLGSSSVGGSTVHCPSAAVCIGILPGLGAYSGSSDSESSSDSEGTINSTGKIVSSVFRGNSFFDGP; this is encoded by the exons ATGGAAGGGGGAGATGGCACTGCTGACCTGGTGATTAACAAGAGGTTCGTGTCTGAAGCAGAGCTAGAGGAGCGACGAAAGAGAAGGCAAGAGGAATGGGAAAAGGTCCGAAAACCTGAGGACCCAAAAG AATGCCCAGAGGAGGCATATGACCCACGGTCCTTGTATGAAAGGCTCcaggaacagagagaaaagaagcagcaggagtTTGAGGAGCAATTTAAATTCA AAAATATGGTAAGAGGCTTAGATGAAGATGAGACACATTTCCTTGATGAGGTTTCTCGGCAGCAAGAGCTACTAGAAAAGCAACGAAGGGAAGAAGAGCTGAAAGAACTAAATGAATACAGAATATCCTTTGCACTAAA CACTCTCACTAAAGTGGGAGTCAGTATGGACCCAAAGAAGGAAACTGAGAAGAAATTGCCCATGAAGTCAGtggaaaacaagaacaaattTTCTCAGGCAAAGCTGTTGGCAGGAGCTGTGAAACACAGAAG TTCAGATGGTGGTAACAGTGTCAAGAGGTTGAAATTAGACACTGACCACGAGGAAAAGAATCCAG AAAAGCCCTCCTGTGTGTCCTTGGGGAGCAGCTCAGTGGGAGGCTCCACGGTGCACTGTCCCTCAGCAGCCGTGTGCATCGGGATCCTGCCTGGCCTGGGCGCCTACTCGGGGAGCAGCGACTCCGAGTCCAGCTCGGACAGCGAGGGCACCATCAATTCCACTGGCAAGATTGTCTCCTCTGTCTTTCGTGGCAACAGCTTCTTTGATGGTCCATAA